GACGATTACGACGTCGTCCTGATCGACTGCCAGCCATCGCTGGGACTGCTCACGGTGAACGCGCTGACGGCGGCGCACGGCGTCATCATCCCGCTGATCTGCGAGTTCTTCGCGCTGCGCGCGGTAGCGCTGCTGGTCGAGACGATCGACAAGGTCCAGGACCGGCTCAACCCGCGGCTCCAGGTCGACGGCGTGCTCGCCACGATGTACGACGCCCGTACCCTGCACGGCCGCGAAGTAATCGCCAGGCTCGTGGAAGCCTTCGGCGACAAGGTCTTCGAGACCGTTATCAAGCGGTCCATCAAGTTCGCCGACGCGACGGTCGCCGCCGAACCCATCACCAGCTACGCCGGGAACCACGCCGGCGCCGACGCCTACCGCCGACTGGCCAAAGAGCTGATCTCGCGCGGCGGCGCGCCCTAAGCCAGGGCCGTGGTAGCGACAGCCCCGACGGCGGAACTGTCGCCGTCCGCCAAGAAACCCGGCTTCGAGGTTCGGCTGGCCAATTTCACCGGTCCGTTCGACCTGTTGCTGGGCCTGATCTCCAAGCACCAGCTGGACATCACCGAGGTGGCGCTGGCCACGGTCACCGACGAATTCATCAAGTACATCAAAGGGTTGCAGCGGCTGGGGGAAGACTGGGCGCTGGATGAGGCCAGCGAATTCCTGGTCATCGCCGCGACCCTGCTGGACCTGAAGGCGGCCAGGCTGCTGCCCGCCGGCGAGGTCGAGGACGACGAGGACATCGCCCTGCTCGAGGCCCGCGACCTGCTGTTCGCCCGGCTGCTGCAGTACAAGGCCTTCAAACACGTGGCCGGACTTCTCGGCTCGACCCTGGAACTGGAGGGCCGGCGCTACCCGCGGCAGGTCGCCCTGGAGGGCCACTTCGCCGCGCTTTTGCCCGAACTCGTCTGGAAGCACAGCCCGGCGGAGTTCGCCGCCCTCGCCGAGAAGGCCCTGAAACCCAAGGAAGCGGCCCCCACCGAGGTTGGTCTCGCCCACCTGCACGGGACGCCGGTCAGTGTGAAGGAACAAGCGGAAATCCTGGGTCTGCGCCTGCGGCTCGGCAAACCGCTCACCTTCAGGTCCTTGATCGCCGACGCCGAATCAACCCTCGTGGTGGTGGCGCGGTTCCTTGCCCTGCTGGAAATGTTCCGGGACAAAGCGGTCGCGTTCGACCAGCTGCTGCCCCTAGGCGAGTTGTCCGTGCACTGGACCGCCGACGACGCGGACTGGAGCAGCGAGAACCTGAGTGAAGAAT
The nucleotide sequence above comes from Arthrobacter sp. KBS0702. Encoded proteins:
- a CDS encoding ScpA family protein; protein product: MVATAPTAELSPSAKKPGFEVRLANFTGPFDLLLGLISKHQLDITEVALATVTDEFIKYIKGLQRLGEDWALDEASEFLVIAATLLDLKAARLLPAGEVEDDEDIALLEARDLLFARLLQYKAFKHVAGLLGSTLELEGRRYPRQVALEGHFAALLPELVWKHSPAEFAALAEKALKPKEAAPTEVGLAHLHGTPVSVKEQAEILGLRLRLGKPLTFRSLIADAESTLVVVARFLALLEMFRDKAVAFDQLLPLGELSVHWTADDADWSSENLSEEYEEQP